In one window of Primulina tabacum isolate GXHZ01 chromosome 8, ASM2559414v2, whole genome shotgun sequence DNA:
- the LOC142553674 gene encoding chaperone protein dnaJ 6-like isoform X2 yields the protein MADGEDKSTDFYGVLELKKECTTAELRNAYKKLALKWHPDRCSALGNSEHVEQAKKKFQAVQEAYSVLSDSNRRFLYDLGILDFDDQDDENEGMVNFLDEMVSMMNSHEANGNGNMSFEELQELFNDMFESDIKSFTSSSSAASPTSSSSPHTVHFDTYCSNKRNSSQMSSGNLKAQDTKVDSREERVAGSGGDRRNDRKQKTSLGQDDSSDNHSTLST from the exons ATGGCGGACGGGGAAGATAAAAGCACTGATTTTTATGGGGTTTTGGAGTTGAAGAAGGAATGCACAACAGCGGAGCTGCGGAATGCGTACAAGAAGCTTGCACTG AAGTGGCACCCGGATCGCTGCTCTGCGTTGGGGAATTCAGAGCACGTGGAACAAGCAAAAAAGAAATTTCAGGCCGTTCAGGAAGCTTATTCTG TGCTTTCAGACTCCAACCGAAGGTTTTTGTATGACTTAGGAATCCTTGATTTTGACGACCAAGATGACGAAAAT GAGGGTATGGTAAATTTCTTGGATGAAATGGTATCAATGATGAACAGCCATGAGGCCAAT GGTAATGGAAACATGAGTTTCGAAGAATTGCAAGAGCTCTTCAATGATATGTTCGAGAGTGACATTAAGTCCTTCACGTCTTCTTCTTCTGCTGCCTCTCCCACATCTTCTTCATCGCCCCACACTGTTCACTTTGACACCTATTGTTCCAACAAAAGGAACTCCTCTCAAATGAGCTCGGGCAATCTGAAAGCCCAAGATACTAAA GTGGACAGTCGAGAAGAAAGAGTAGCGGGAAGTGGTGGGGATAGGAGGAATGACAGGAAGCAGAAGACTTCACTGGGCCAAGATGACTCGTCCGACAATCACTCCACACTGTCTACCTAA
- the LOC142553674 gene encoding chaperone protein dnaJ 6-like isoform X1: MADGEDKSTDFYGVLELKKECTTAELRNAYKKLALKWHPDRCSALGNSEHVEQAKKKFQAVQEAYSVLSDSNRRFLYDLGILDFDDQDDENEGMVNFLDEMVSMMNSHEANGNGNMSFEELQELFNDMFESDIKSFTSSSSAASPTSSSSPHTVHFDTYCSNKRNSSQMSSGNLKAQDTKVQRFCPGVDSREERVAGSGGDRRNDRKQKTSLGQDDSSDNHSTLST, encoded by the exons ATGGCGGACGGGGAAGATAAAAGCACTGATTTTTATGGGGTTTTGGAGTTGAAGAAGGAATGCACAACAGCGGAGCTGCGGAATGCGTACAAGAAGCTTGCACTG AAGTGGCACCCGGATCGCTGCTCTGCGTTGGGGAATTCAGAGCACGTGGAACAAGCAAAAAAGAAATTTCAGGCCGTTCAGGAAGCTTATTCTG TGCTTTCAGACTCCAACCGAAGGTTTTTGTATGACTTAGGAATCCTTGATTTTGACGACCAAGATGACGAAAAT GAGGGTATGGTAAATTTCTTGGATGAAATGGTATCAATGATGAACAGCCATGAGGCCAAT GGTAATGGAAACATGAGTTTCGAAGAATTGCAAGAGCTCTTCAATGATATGTTCGAGAGTGACATTAAGTCCTTCACGTCTTCTTCTTCTGCTGCCTCTCCCACATCTTCTTCATCGCCCCACACTGTTCACTTTGACACCTATTGTTCCAACAAAAGGAACTCCTCTCAAATGAGCTCGGGCAATCTGAAAGCCCAAGATACTAAAGTCCAAAGGTTCTGCCCTGGG GTGGACAGTCGAGAAGAAAGAGTAGCGGGAAGTGGTGGGGATAGGAGGAATGACAGGAAGCAGAAGACTTCACTGGGCCAAGATGACTCGTCCGACAATCACTCCACACTGTCTACCTAA